The Parabacteroides sp. FAFU027 DNA window GATCGGGAGCAAAACGAAGCTTTTGGGTAGCTCCGGCAATATCTGCTTTGTTGTATCCTGTCGGTAATTCCTTTACCGACAATGTATCATTCTGCCTGCTATTAATGACAGAAACTCCGCCTTGCTGAGCAAAAGCGGAGGTAAAGCACAAATATAGTGCAATTATCGCAAATATTCGTCTGGTTATCAACGTCAAATTACTTTAATCCGTCAAAAATATTGATAATCCGTTCCAGATCTTCTTCCGATTTAAATGGAATACTAATCTTTCCCTTACCTTTTTCGTTTATTGAAAACTGAACCCTGGTCTTGAAATATTTAGTCAAATGCTTCTTCAAAAGATTGTATTCTTCGGGCAGAGCATTCTTCTTTTTCTCCTTCGGAGCAATATCGTCAATATTTTTCCCGGCATTATATGCTTTTACCAGCTCCTCTACCCTTCTTACCGAAAGTTCATGAGTCAGTATCTCTTCGTAAATCTTCAACTGCACAGTCGGATTGTCCACCGGAATCAATGCGCGGGCGTGTCCCATGTCGATCTTCTTATCCTTTAATCCCATCTGGATATCAGCCGGAAGCTTCAGAAGACGCAGAAAGTTGGCAATAGTAGTTCTTTTCTTACCGATACGTTCACTTAAACGTTCCTGGGTAAGATTATATTGCTCGATGAGGTTTTGATAAGCCAGGGCAACCTCTATCGCATTCAGGTCTTCACGCTGGATATTTTCAATCAACGCCATCTCAAGCACCTCTTCATCTCCGGTAGTACGGATGTAGGCCGGTATCGAAGAAAGACCGGCTAAGATGGAAGCCCGGTAACGACGTTCTCCGGCGATAATCTGGTACTTCTCACTACCCACTTCACGGAGTGTAATGGGCTGAATAATCCCAAGTTCTCTTATTGATGACGCCAGCTCATTCAGTGATTCCTGATCAAACTCACGACGGGGCTGATCCGGATTGGGGAAAATCTTCTTCAGATCCACCTCATTAATGGACGAAGAACCACCGGTTTTCACTTCATCCATGGTAATGAGAGCATCCAACCCCCGTCCGAGAACATTTTTCTTAATTGCTGCCATAAATAGCGACTAATATTTTTCTATATATCAAATAATCGGAAACCTCTCCGCTTATTTATTTTTCTCAATAATCTCTTTAGCCAACTGAATGTGGTTGATCGCCCCTTTTGATTCCGCATCATAAAGCAATACCGGAAGGCCATGACTTGGCGCCTCACTCAATCGAATATTCCGCTGAATCACTGTCGTAAATACCATTTCACGGAAATGACGTTTCAATTCTTCGTAAATCTGGTTCGCCAGACGAAGACGTGAGTCATACATCGTCAAGAGAAAACCTTCAATCTCAAGGGATGGATTCAGTTTGGACTTGATGATTTTAATCGTGTTGAGCAGTTTACTAATCCCTTCCAACGCAAAATACTCTGATTGAACCGGAATAATCACCGAATCGGCAGCCGTCAGTGCATTTACCGTAATCAAGCCTAAAGAAGGTGAGCAATCTATGAGAATGTAATCATATTCACCTCGTATCTTTTGAAGAGTACTCTGTAATACCCGATCGCGATTTTCCACATTCAAAAGTTCCAGCTCGGCTCCAACCAAATCGATATGAGAGCATACGATACTCAGATTCTCAATGCAGGTCGGCATGATAGCTTCGTGAATATCCACACCATCAATCATACATTCGTAGATCGAATATTGAAGCGATTTAATATCGATACCCAATCCGGAAGAAGCATTGGCCTGAGGGTCAGCATCTACGACAAGGACTTTCTTATCGAGTGTAGCCAATGAAGCAGCCAGATTTATGGTGGTGGTGGTTTTACCGACCCCGCCTTTCTGATTAGCTAATGCAATGATTTTCCCCATACGATTCAGATCTATTTTTTGGCAAATCTAAGCAATAAATTGTTTCACGACCTACTCTATTATGAAACAATTGCCGTAAATGTTGAAAAGTTGCGCATTTTGTTGATAACTGAGCGTTTTAAACAGGTTTTTCAACGCGGTTTATTCGTTCTCCTGTTGCTCTTTTTTCAATGCTTCTATTTTCTGTTCCAATGAGTTGACAACATCCTGCTGGGCAGTCACTTGCTGCACTTTATCTTCTGATGAACGGAAAAACTGAAACTCATTGATCTTATCCAGCTTTGCTTTTTCCGCGTCCAATTGCGTATTTAATTCGGCGATCTGCTTTGTAAGAGAGATTCGTTTCTCTTCTTTCTGGCGCATCAGCTCTTCTTGTTTCATTTCATCAATCTCTGTCTGACGGCTGTCGGATACACGACGGATATCTTTCAATGAATCTGTCTGTTCTGTCAAATCGCTTTCAAGTGTATCTATTCTAATTTGCTGATAAGTAAAAACCGCTATGCTAATACATACGATTATCACAAACAAGACATATACCCAGCCATTGCTTTTCTTTTTCTCCTTAGTTTTAGGAGATTCAGGCATAACTTTTTCTTCCGGCTTCGGTAGTACTTGCGGTTTAATCAATGGTGGCGGCGTACTTCTAAAGAGAAATTGCAATTCGGCAACCTCCTTAGCTGACACCCAACTATCCATACCTTCACTCCAAACTGGAGTATTCGGTGTTATTTTTCTCTGCCTCAATTCGCCAATAGAAAACGGGCCTAACGACTGGCCCTCCTGATGAATAAAATATGTGTTCACGATTCTAATATGTTTAAGATATGCGATATCAAATTCATTACGCGCAAATTTAGGCCTATTTTATTGATTTACAAATGAAGGCTGGTGTTAAGCAGGCTTACAATATATCAAAAAACCCGGACAGAAGCATCTAGCCGGGTTTATCCTTTTGTTTTTCAACAAAATATTATTCTTTGCTCATATCAGCTTTATTACTCTGATTTTGCCGTTTTGGAATAGACAAACAAAGGGAAATCAACATTTTGAAACTCCCCGCTCATCGCAACGTAATATTCCGGATAG harbors:
- a CDS encoding ParB/RepB/Spo0J family partition protein: MAAIKKNVLGRGLDALITMDEVKTGGSSSINEVDLKKIFPNPDQPRREFDQESLNELASSIRELGIIQPITLREVGSEKYQIIAGERRYRASILAGLSSIPAYIRTTGDEEVLEMALIENIQREDLNAIEVALAYQNLIEQYNLTQERLSERIGKKRTTIANFLRLLKLPADIQMGLKDKKIDMGHARALIPVDNPTVQLKIYEEILTHELSVRRVEELVKAYNAGKNIDDIAPKEKKKNALPEEYNLLKKHLTKYFKTRVQFSINEKGKGKISIPFKSEEDLERIINIFDGLK
- a CDS encoding ParA family protein, giving the protein MGKIIALANQKGGVGKTTTTINLAASLATLDKKVLVVDADPQANASSGLGIDIKSLQYSIYECMIDGVDIHEAIMPTCIENLSIVCSHIDLVGAELELLNVENRDRVLQSTLQKIRGEYDYILIDCSPSLGLITVNALTAADSVIIPVQSEYFALEGISKLLNTIKIIKSKLNPSLEIEGFLLTMYDSRLRLANQIYEELKRHFREMVFTTVIQRNIRLSEAPSHGLPVLLYDAESKGAINHIQLAKEIIEKNK
- a CDS encoding GYF domain-containing protein yields the protein MNTYFIHQEGQSLGPFSIGELRQRKITPNTPVWSEGMDSWVSAKEVAELQFLFRSTPPPLIKPQVLPKPEEKVMPESPKTKEKKKSNGWVYVLFVIIVCISIAVFTYQQIRIDTLESDLTEQTDSLKDIRRVSDSRQTEIDEMKQEELMRQKEEKRISLTKQIAELNTQLDAEKAKLDKINEFQFFRSSEDKVQQVTAQQDVVNSLEQKIEALKKEQQENE